One Ilumatobacter coccineus YM16-304 genomic window, CTCCATGTCGGAGCTGTAATGAGAGTTACCCGAATTGCCGGAAACCATTCGTCGATGTCGCATATTTCTTTCAAATCGGCACTGCACCTTTCGCTGGAAATCCCCCACTTGGAGGACGTTCGAGTCGTTGTGACGGTGTTGCTTCGAGTGGGTCGGTGAAGAGGTCGGAATCGTCGGCGGATCGCTCGGCGCGGAGACCCCGAACGCGACGAAGCGCCCCGGTCGCAACCGGGGCGCTTCGTTGTTGGGGGGGATCTGGACGCCAGCCGTCGGGATGGCGTCGGTGTGATGGGATCAGCGCACCTGTGACTCTTCGACGACGTGCTGTCCGTCAGGCGACACATGGCGTTCCGAGCGCATGCGGCGACTCGACATCGACATGAATCCGGCGGCCTGGATCGCCGCCACGACGAGTGCGAGCACACCGCCTGCCATGAGGATGTAGCCGATTGCCTCGAGGTCGAGGCCGTCGACGGCGGTGTCGACACCGAAGGCCACGATGGCGCCGGCGACGATGAGAATGACTCCGAGTGTTGCAAACATGAGATTCCTCTTTCCTTCCGGCCGTGGCCGGTCTGTGGTGGTTGCTCAGGTGAACGAGCAGTACCCGATCGGCGACTGATTCAAACCGTGGAGAGAGGAAAGGCGCGGGAAGCTGGCCACCTGACCCTTCGGCAAAAGCGGTCCATTCGTTGCCGAAATGGGGGTACTGAGAATTCCCGTAATGACGCGTCGGCAGTTGGTGATCGCTCGACGCTGCCGTGTGCAGATCATTTCGTGCCAGACGTTTGAGCGAACGGGGTGGCGGGTACGACCCCATTGTCTCGAAAGCGGACGGTGACACATCGCAACCGCCGCACACCCGCCAAACAAAGGAGAACCACATGAGTGGAGAAGCTGACCAGGCAAAGGGCCGCATCAAGCAGGCCGCTGGCGATCTGACCGGCAACGACGACCTCGAGCGAGAGGGCGAAGCCGACGAGACCGCCGGCAAACTCAAGGACAAGGTCGACGACGTCAAGGACAAGGTCAACGACGGCATCGACAAGCTCAAGGAAAAGACGTCCTGAACGACGCGATCGTCACTCGATGATGATCAGACGGAGCCCCGAATCATCAGGTTCGGGGCTCCGTCGCGCACGGACCCCCGAGAGCTGAAAGGCTGAACCGATGACTACTGACGTGAACCTGCTCGACATCGCACGTGAGGCGAGGCAGAAGTCGTACGCACCCTTCTCCAAGTTCCGCGCCGGAGCAGCGCTCGAGACCACGAGCGGCGACATCGTCCCCGGCGTGATCGTCGAGAACGTCTCGCTGGGACTCGCCATGTGTGCCGAGCGCGTGGCGTTGTTCGCCGCCGTCGCTCAGGGCCAGCGCCCGGCGCGACTGGGCCTGGTCGCACCGTCGACCGACGGCGACCTGACGTGGCCATGCGGGGCCTGCCTCCAGGTCGCGCTCGAACTCGGTGGGGCTGAGATGGTGATCGAGGTCGGCAACATCGACGGCACCGAATCGGGCCGAGCCACCGTCGGAGAACTCATCCCGCGCGGCCCGAAGGTCGACGTCGACGACTGACGCGTGGTGTGGGTCAGTCGGCGACGCCGCTCGCGTGACGCAACCAGTGCCCTCGGTCGGCGTCGGTCACGCAAACCGGCGATGCGAGCTCAGGCGGTCACCGCGTCGACGACGCGTCGCATCACCCTGCCGCGTTCGACTGCGCCGCCCGACGTCGCCACACCCGACAGGTTGACGCCGGCGATCGAACCGGAACCGAGCAACTCGCCCGCCATCGCCACCGCCAGGTCGAGTCCCGTGGAGAACGGGTCGCTCGACGTGTGCATCGCATTCACGGCGTCGTCGGCGATCGTGAGCCCAGGGAACTGCTCGAGCGCCGCCATCGACGCCAAGTCGGTCATGACCGGTACCGGCGCGTACATCGGGAGCCGGCAGCCGAGCGCCGATGCCTGTTCGGCGAATGCGATGACGTCGGCGACCGGACCGCTGTGATTGAGCACGGCGATGTCGGCGCCCGCTCGTTGCTTCTCCACGAGACGGGCGGCGCGCTGGCGGGTCGGCTCGGCAGCCGGACTCTCGGCAACCGCGACTCGTCCGCCGCGCGAGCGCACTTCGCCGGCGAGCAACGTTCCTTCCGACACGAACGTCACGTCCGGGTGAGCGGTGAAGCGTGCGCTCGGATGATCTCCCGTCACGCACAGTACGGCCGCGACCCCGGCGGCGAGGAGACCGTCGATCATCTCGGCGCGCTCGTCGGTTGAACGGTCGCGTCCGGTGATCGTGGCGATGGTGGGCACGCCGGCGTCGACCGTGCGCTCCGCTGCAGCGACCCGGTCGACAGCCGGGGGATCATCGAGATGATCGCCGAGCAGGACGGCGACACCGGACGCGGCGTAGTCGTCGAGAACCTGCCGATCGACGCGATCGTCACCGGTCGGTCGATGGTCGACGAGGAAGCGGGGCAGTTCGATCGCTCTGGGTGCCAGCTCGGTGCCGGCCCACTCGACGAGTGGTCGGCCGACGAAGGGGCACGGCTCGTCGACGACCTCGCAGCCGCCGCCGGTGCGAACGCCGCCGCACGGTCCGTACCTCATCGACTTCGGACACGCGCCGAGCTCCATCAGCGGTCGTGGCCCGGCAGTGGCTCCTCGAACGGCAGCTCGACGAAGGTCAGCTCACACGCACCCGATGGCGGCTCGGCGCGGCCGGTGGAACCCGGCTCGACGTCGCGATCGACGAGGGCCAGACCGAGGTTGACCGCGAATCGCGGCGACCACGCCGCCGCGCGGAGTTCGCCGAGCGTCGTCGCTCCCGACGAGATCGGAACGGGGTGCGGCAACGTGTCGCGGCGCGGTCCGTCGATCACCACCCCGAGCAGTCGTCGTTCGGGTCCGGCGTCTCGGATGCGGCGGAGGGCGTCGCGGCCGACGAAGTCGTCGTGGTCGAGATCGATCGTGTCGCCCAGACCGAGTTCGAGTGGGTTGGCGTGATAGCCGGTGTCGGTGCCGTACGACAGCAGGACGTTCTCGATGCGTTCGGACGGGTTCGGCGCTGCCGGACCGATCCCGTGCGCTTGGCCGGCCGACGC contains:
- a CDS encoding DUF6458 family protein, which translates into the protein MFATLGVILIVAGAIVAFGVDTAVDGLDLEAIGYILMAGGVLALVVAAIQAAGFMSMSSRRMRSERHVSPDGQHVVEESQVR
- a CDS encoding CsbD family protein, with protein sequence MSGEADQAKGRIKQAAGDLTGNDDLEREGEADETAGKLKDKVDDVKDKVNDGIDKLKEKTS
- a CDS encoding cytidine deaminase, which codes for MTTDVNLLDIAREARQKSYAPFSKFRAGAALETTSGDIVPGVIVENVSLGLAMCAERVALFAAVAQGQRPARLGLVAPSTDGDLTWPCGACLQVALELGGAEMVIEVGNIDGTESGRATVGELIPRGPKVDVDD
- a CDS encoding methylenetetrahydrofolate reductase; amino-acid sequence: MRYGPCGGVRTGGGCEVVDEPCPFVGRPLVEWAGTELAPRAIELPRFLVDHRPTGDDRVDRQVLDDYAASGVAVLLGDHLDDPPAVDRVAAAERTVDAGVPTIATITGRDRSTDERAEMIDGLLAAGVAAVLCVTGDHPSARFTAHPDVTFVSEGTLLAGEVRSRGGRVAVAESPAAEPTRQRAARLVEKQRAGADIAVLNHSGPVADVIAFAEQASALGCRLPMYAPVPVMTDLASMAALEQFPGLTIADDAVNAMHTSSDPFSTGLDLAVAMAGELLGSGSIAGVNLSGVATSGGAVERGRVMRRVVDAVTA